One part of the Malus sylvestris chromosome 2, drMalSylv7.2, whole genome shotgun sequence genome encodes these proteins:
- the LOC126596458 gene encoding probable glutamate carboxypeptidase LAMP1 isoform X3: MVTKTAKANLLAIATSFTFLLFYPTPKSSYHSLFISDSLSDNASISHHLYTLTRRPHVAGLEANAEAAAYVLSVFASSNIKSHIAPYRVALHYPVSRSLTLTPSPQESPISFCLEQEIYEGDPYADVAHEVLPTFHAYAKSGNVTAPLVYVNYGRSEDYARLEQMGVNVSGSIVLAKYGKIYRGGIVQIAYEAGAIGVLVYSDRKDYGGGGGEAKWFPDDKWLPPSGVQVGSVYNGLGDPTTPGWASTEECERLSDDEVEKSGDVPLIPSLPISAVDGETILRSIGGPVADEDWQGSEDAPTYNVGPGPGIVHLSYTGKQVIGRIENVIGVIEGAEEPDRLVILGNHRDAWTFGAVDPNSGTAALLEVAQRLGKLQKKGWKPRRTIVLCNWDAEEYGLIGSTEWVEENREMLASRAIAYLNVDSGVHGPGFFASATPQLDELLKQATEQVKDPDNSSQTIYQSWVGSSSSPMIGRLGSGESDFAAFVHHIGIPAADMAFGKGYPVYHSMYDDFIWMQKFGDPLFQRHVAVASLWGLVALWLADAEVLPFYYLSYALELQSYVKDLEDDLSGKNVNLTPLFKSIEELEKAATNINSQREEIEQCKANLYIGKKDHFKVRELNDRLMMAERAFTDQDGLLGRSWFKHLIYGPSKHDDYGSVSFPGIGEAIEKAKSLKTAESWKIVQHEVYRVSRAVKHASQIINGELT, translated from the exons ATGGTGACCAAAACAGCCAAAGCCAATTTGCTAGCAATAGCCACCTCCTtcactttccttctcttttatCCTACTCCAAAATCCTCCTACCACTCTCTCTTCATTTCCGATTCGCTTTCAGACAATGCCTCCATATCTCACCACCTCTACACCCTCACCCGCCGGCCCCATGTGGCAGGCCTTGAAGCCAACGCCGAAGCTGCAGCTTATGTCCTCTCCGTTTTCGCTTCCTCCAATATCAAATCCCACATTGCCCCTTACCGTGTGGCCTTGCATTATCCGGTGTCACGCTCCTTAACACTCACGCCGTCACCACAAGAATCCCCTATCAGTTTCTGTCTTGAGCAAGAAATCTATGAGGGTGATCCTTATGCTGATGTAGCACATGAAGTCCTGCCCACTTTTCATGCTTATGCAAAGTCAGGAAATGTCACTGCCCCTTTGGTTTATGTCAATTATGGACGTTCGGAGGATTATGCAAGATTAGAACAAATGGGAGTAAATGTTTCGGGTTCGATTGTGTTGGCAAAGTATGGAAAAATTTATAGAGGGGGCATTGTGCAGATTGCATATGAGGCAGGTGCTATAGGGGTTCTAGTGTATTCAGATAGGAAGGACTATGGCGGTGGTGGAGGTGAGGCAAAGTGGTTCCCGGATGATAAGTGGTTGCCACCAAGCGGGGTTCAAGTGGGATCAGTTTACAATGGACTTGGTGACCCAACAACACCAGGATGGGCAAGTACTGAAGAGTGTGAGAGGCTTTCGGATGATGAGGTGGAGAAGTCAGGGGATGTTCCATTGATTCCTTCCCTTCCAATTTCAGCAGTAGATGGAGAAACCATTTTGAGGTCTATCGGAGGGCCAGTTGCAGATGAGGATTGGCAAGGGAGTGAAGATGCCCCAACTTACAACGTTGGACCAGGTCCCGGGATTGTTCATCTCAGTTACACA GGGAAGCAAGTCATAGGGAGAATTGAGAATGTGATTGGTGTCATAGAAGGAGCAGAGGAACCTGACCG ATTGGTCATTCTGGGTAATCACCGGGATGCATGGACATTTGGAGCCGTTGACCCAAATAGTGGCACTGCAGCACTGCTAGAG GTTGCCCAAAGATTAGGGAAGCTGCAGAAAAAAGGGTGGAAACCTCGacgtacgattgtcttgtgcaaTTGGGATGCAGAGGAATACGGCCTG ATAGGATCAACTGAATGGGTAGAAGAAAACAGGGAAATGCTAGCTTCAAGGGCTATTGCATACTTGAATGTTGACAGTGGAGTACACGGTCCAGGATTCTTCGCCTCTGCAACTCCGCAGCTTGATGAACTTCTTAAACAAGCTACTGAACAG GTTAAAGACCCAGATAACTCATCACAAACCATCTACCAATCATGGGTTGGTTCGAGCAGCTCGCCTATG ATTGGCAGGTTGGGAAGCGGAGAATCAGATTTTGCAGCTTTTGTTCATCATATTGGAATTCCAGCAGCTGACATGGCTTTCGGTAAAG GATACCCGGTATACCATTCAATGTATGATGACTTTATATGGATGCAAAAGTTTGGTGATCCATTGTTTCAAAGGCATGTTGCAG TGGCAAGTTTATGGGGTTTGGTAGCTCTTTGGCTAGCTGATGCAGAAGTCTTGCCTTTTTATTATCTCTCCTATGCACTGGAGCTACAG AGTTACGTGAAGGACCTGGAAGATGATCTTTCAGGTAAGAACGTAAACCTAACTCCTCTGTTCAAGTCCATTGAGGAGCTCGAGAAAGCAGCCACAAATATAAACAGCCAGAGAGAG GAAATAGAACAATGCAAAGCTAATCTATATATCGGAAAGAAAGATCACTTTAAGGTGAGAGAGCTGAATGACAGACTTATGATGGCGGAGCGCGCATTTACAGATCAAGACGGACTCTTAGGAAGGTCATGGTTTAAGCATTTG ATTTATGGGCCCTCAAAGCATGATGATTATGGATCTGTATCCTTCCCTGGCATAGGTGAAGCCATTGAAAAGGCAAAGAGTTTGAAGACAGCAGAGTCGTGGAAAATTGTACAACATGAAGTTTATAGAGTCTCTAGAGCTGTTAAACATGCATCACAAATCATCAACGGCGAATTAACATGA
- the LOC126596458 gene encoding probable glutamate carboxypeptidase LAMP1 isoform X4, which produces MVTKTAKANLLAIATSFTFLLFYPTPKSSYHSLFISDSLSDNASISHHLYTLTRRPHVAGLEANAEAAAYVLSVFASSNIKSHIAPYRVALHYPVSRSLTLTPSPQESPISFCLEQEIYEGDPYADVAHEVLPTFHAYAKSGNVTAPLVYVNYGRSEDYARLEQMGVNVSGSIVLAKYGKIYRGGIVQIAYEAGAIGVLVYSDRKDYGGGGGEAKWFPDDKWLPPSGVQVGSVYNGLGDPTTPGWASTEECERLSDDEVEKSGDVPLIPSLPISAVDGETILRSIGGPVADEDWQGSEDAPTYNVGPGPGIVHLSYTGKQVIGRIENVIGVIEGAEEPDRLVILGNHRDAWTFGAVDPNSGTAALLEVAQRLGKLQKKGWKPRRTIVLCNWDAEEYGLIGSTEWVEENRQMLASKAIAYLNVDSAVYGPGFWAASTPQLDELLKQATQQVKDPDNSSQTIYQSWVGSSSSPMIGRLGSGESDFAAFVHHIGIPAADMAFGKGYPVYHSMYDDFIWMQKFGDPLFQRHVAVASLWGLVALWLADAEVLPFYYLSYALELQSYVKDLEDDLSGKNVNLTPLFKSIEELEKAATNINSQREEIEQCKANLYIGKKDHFKVRELNDRLMMAERAFTDQDGLLGRSWFKHLIYGPSKHDDYGSVSFPGIGEAIEKAKSLKTAESWKIVQHEVYRVSRAVKHASQIINGELT; this is translated from the exons ATGGTGACCAAAACAGCCAAAGCCAATTTGCTAGCAATAGCCACCTCCTtcactttccttctcttttatCCTACTCCAAAATCCTCCTACCACTCTCTCTTCATTTCCGATTCGCTTTCAGACAATGCCTCCATATCTCACCACCTCTACACCCTCACCCGCCGGCCCCATGTGGCAGGCCTTGAAGCCAACGCCGAAGCTGCAGCTTATGTCCTCTCCGTTTTCGCTTCCTCCAATATCAAATCCCACATTGCCCCTTACCGTGTGGCCTTGCATTATCCGGTGTCACGCTCCTTAACACTCACGCCGTCACCACAAGAATCCCCTATCAGTTTCTGTCTTGAGCAAGAAATCTATGAGGGTGATCCTTATGCTGATGTAGCACATGAAGTCCTGCCCACTTTTCATGCTTATGCAAAGTCAGGAAATGTCACTGCCCCTTTGGTTTATGTCAATTATGGACGTTCGGAGGATTATGCAAGATTAGAACAAATGGGAGTAAATGTTTCGGGTTCGATTGTGTTGGCAAAGTATGGAAAAATTTATAGAGGGGGCATTGTGCAGATTGCATATGAGGCAGGTGCTATAGGGGTTCTAGTGTATTCAGATAGGAAGGACTATGGCGGTGGTGGAGGTGAGGCAAAGTGGTTCCCGGATGATAAGTGGTTGCCACCAAGCGGGGTTCAAGTGGGATCAGTTTACAATGGACTTGGTGACCCAACAACACCAGGATGGGCAAGTACTGAAGAGTGTGAGAGGCTTTCGGATGATGAGGTGGAGAAGTCAGGGGATGTTCCATTGATTCCTTCCCTTCCAATTTCAGCAGTAGATGGAGAAACCATTTTGAGGTCTATCGGAGGGCCAGTTGCAGATGAGGATTGGCAAGGGAGTGAAGATGCCCCAACTTACAACGTTGGACCAGGTCCCGGGATTGTTCATCTCAGTTACACA GGGAAGCAAGTCATAGGGAGAATTGAGAATGTGATTGGTGTCATAGAAGGAGCAGAGGAACCTGACCG ATTGGTCATTCTGGGTAATCACCGGGATGCATGGACATTTGGAGCCGTTGACCCAAATAGTGGCACTGCAGCACTGCTAGAG GTTGCCCAAAGATTAGGGAAGCTGCAGAAAAAAGGGTGGAAACCTCGacgtacgattgtcttgtgcaaTTGGGATGCAGAGGAATACGGCCTG ATAGGATCAACTGAATGGGTAGAAGAAAACAGGCAAATGCTAGCTTCAAAGGCTATTGCTTACTTGAATGTTGACAGTGCAGTGTACGGCCCGGGATTCTGGGCCGCTTCAACTCCACAGCTTGATGAACTGCTTAAACAAGCTACTCAACAG GTTAAAGACCCAGATAACTCATCACAAACCATCTACCAATCATGGGTTGGTTCGAGCAGCTCGCCTATG ATTGGCAGGTTGGGAAGCGGAGAATCAGATTTTGCAGCTTTTGTTCATCATATTGGAATTCCAGCAGCTGACATGGCTTTCGGTAAAG GATACCCGGTATACCATTCAATGTATGATGACTTTATATGGATGCAAAAGTTTGGTGATCCATTGTTTCAAAGGCATGTTGCAG TGGCAAGTTTATGGGGTTTGGTAGCTCTTTGGCTAGCTGATGCAGAAGTCTTGCCTTTTTATTATCTCTCCTATGCACTGGAGCTACAG AGTTACGTGAAGGACCTGGAAGATGATCTTTCAGGTAAGAACGTAAACCTAACTCCTCTGTTCAAGTCCATTGAGGAGCTCGAGAAAGCAGCCACAAATATAAACAGCCAGAGAGAG GAAATAGAACAATGCAAAGCTAATCTATATATCGGAAAGAAAGATCACTTTAAGGTGAGAGAGCTGAATGACAGACTTATGATGGCGGAGCGCGCATTTACAGATCAAGACGGACTCTTAGGAAGGTCATGGTTTAAGCATTTG ATTTATGGGCCCTCAAAGCATGATGATTATGGATCTGTATCCTTCCCTGGCATAGGTGAAGCCATTGAAAAGGCAAAGAGTTTGAAGACAGCAGAGTCGTGGAAAATTGTACAACATGAAGTTTATAGAGTCTCTAGAGCTGTTAAACATGCATCACAAATCATCAACGGCGAATTAACATGA
- the LOC126596458 gene encoding probable glutamate carboxypeptidase LAMP1 isoform X2: MVTKTAKANLLAIATSFTFLLFYPTPKSSYHSLFISDSLSDNASISHHLYTLTRRPHVAGLEANAEAAAYVLSVFASSNIKSHIAPYRVALHYPVSRSLTLTPSPQESPISFCLEQEIYEGDPYADVAHEVLPTFHAYAKSGNVTAPLVYVNYGRSEDYARLEQMGVNVSGSIVLAKYGKIYRGGIVQIAYEAGAIGVLVYSDRKDYGGGGGEAKWFPDDKWLPPSGVQVGSVYNGLGDPTTPGWASTEECERLSDDEVEKSGDVPLIPSLPISAVDGETILRSIGGPVADEDWQGSEDAPTYNVGPGPGIVHLSYTGKQVIGRIENVIGVIEGAEEPDRLVILGNHRDAWTFGAVDPNSGTAALLEVAQRLGKLQKKGWKPRRTIVLCNWDAEEYGLIGSTEWVEENREMLASRAIAYLNVDSGVHGPGFFASATPQLDELLKQATEQVKDPDNSSQTLYQSWVGSRTSPKIDRLGSAGSDFAAFVHHLGIPATHMAFGEGYPVYHSMYDDFIWVKKFGDPMFHRHVAVASVWGLVTLWLADAELLPFNYLSYAMELQTYANDLEDDISDTNINLTPLLKSIEELKRAATEINNERKEIEQNKGWLLTWKKDHVKVRELNDRLMMAERAFTDQDGLFGRSWYKHLIYGPSKYDDYASESFPGIYDAIAKAKISNTAKSWKFVQHEVYRVSRAVKHASQIINGELT, from the exons ATGGTGACCAAAACAGCCAAAGCCAATTTGCTAGCAATAGCCACCTCCTtcactttccttctcttttatCCTACTCCAAAATCCTCCTACCACTCTCTCTTCATTTCCGATTCGCTTTCAGACAATGCCTCCATATCTCACCACCTCTACACCCTCACCCGCCGGCCCCATGTGGCAGGCCTTGAAGCCAACGCCGAAGCTGCAGCTTATGTCCTCTCCGTTTTCGCTTCCTCCAATATCAAATCCCACATTGCCCCTTACCGTGTGGCCTTGCATTATCCGGTGTCACGCTCCTTAACACTCACGCCGTCACCACAAGAATCCCCTATCAGTTTCTGTCTTGAGCAAGAAATCTATGAGGGTGATCCTTATGCTGATGTAGCACATGAAGTCCTGCCCACTTTTCATGCTTATGCAAAGTCAGGAAATGTCACTGCCCCTTTGGTTTATGTCAATTATGGACGTTCGGAGGATTATGCAAGATTAGAACAAATGGGAGTAAATGTTTCGGGTTCGATTGTGTTGGCAAAGTATGGAAAAATTTATAGAGGGGGCATTGTGCAGATTGCATATGAGGCAGGTGCTATAGGGGTTCTAGTGTATTCAGATAGGAAGGACTATGGCGGTGGTGGAGGTGAGGCAAAGTGGTTCCCGGATGATAAGTGGTTGCCACCAAGCGGGGTTCAAGTGGGATCAGTTTACAATGGACTTGGTGACCCAACAACACCAGGATGGGCAAGTACTGAAGAGTGTGAGAGGCTTTCGGATGATGAGGTGGAGAAGTCAGGGGATGTTCCATTGATTCCTTCCCTTCCAATTTCAGCAGTAGATGGAGAAACCATTTTGAGGTCTATCGGAGGGCCAGTTGCAGATGAGGATTGGCAAGGGAGTGAAGATGCCCCAACTTACAACGTTGGACCAGGTCCCGGGATTGTTCATCTCAGTTACACA GGGAAGCAAGTCATAGGGAGAATTGAGAATGTGATTGGTGTCATAGAAGGAGCAGAGGAACCTGACCG ATTGGTCATTCTGGGTAATCACCGGGATGCATGGACATTTGGAGCCGTTGACCCAAATAGTGGCACTGCAGCACTGCTAGAG GTTGCCCAAAGATTAGGGAAGCTGCAGAAAAAAGGGTGGAAACCTCGacgtacgattgtcttgtgcaaTTGGGATGCAGAGGAATACGGCCTG ATAGGATCAACTGAATGGGTAGAAGAAAACAGGGAAATGCTAGCTTCAAGGGCTATTGCATACTTGAATGTTGACAGTGGAGTACACGGTCCAGGATTCTTCGCCTCTGCAACTCCGCAGCTTGATGAACTTCTTAAACAAGCTACTGAACAG GTTAAAGACCCAGATAACTCATCACAAACTCTTTACCAATCGTGGGTTGGTTCCAGAACTTCGCCTAAG ATTGACAGGTTGGGAAGTGCGGGATCAGATTTTGCAGCTTTTGTTCACCATCTTGGAATTCCGGCAACTCACATGGCTTTCGGTGAAG GATACCCAGTGTACCATTCAATGTATGATGACTTTATATGGGTGAAGAAATTTGGTGATCCGATGTTTCATAGGCATGTTGCAG TTGCAAGTGTGTGGGGTTTGGTAACTCTTTGGCTCGCAGATGCAGAACTTTTGCCTTTTAATTATCTCTCGTACGCAATGGAGCTACAG ACTTATGCGAATGACTTGGAAGATGATATTTCGGACACGAACATAAACCTAACCCCTCTGTTGAAGTCCATTGAAGAGCTCAAAAGAGCAGCCACAGAAATAAACAACGAGAGAAAG GAAATAGAACAAAACAAAGGTTGGCTGTTGACATGGAAGAAAGATCATGTGAAGGTGAGAGAGCTGAATGACAGACTAATGATGGCAGAGCGTGCATTTACAGATCAAGACGGACTATTTGGAAGGTCATGGTATAAGCATTTG ATTTATGGGCCTTCGAAGTATGACGACTATGCCTCGGAATCCTTCCCTGGCATATATGATGCTATTGCAAAGGCGAAAATTTCGAACACCGCAAAGTCATGGAAATTTGTACAGCATGAAGTTTATAGGGTCTCCAGAGCTGTGAAACATGCATCACAAATCATCAATGGCGAACTAACATAA
- the LOC126596458 gene encoding probable glutamate carboxypeptidase LAMP1 isoform X1, whose amino-acid sequence MIIQTAAAATLLAAIATTFTFLLISPTPKSSYHSLFTSPSLSDNASISHHLHTLTRRPHVAGQEANAEAAAYVLSVFTSSNIKTHIAPYQVALTYPVSRSLKLTPLPQDPQTQIEFDLRQEVYGGDPYADVADEVLPTFHAYAKSGTVEAPVVFVNYGTLEDYLTLEKMGVHVSGKIVLAKYGSIYRGSIVQIAYEEGAVGVLVYTDRKDYGGGGGAKWFPDEKWLPPSGVQVGSVYNAYGDPTTPGWASSEECERLSDEEVEEAGDVGKIPSLPISAADGETILRAIGGQVANDDWQGSDDAPVYRVGPGPGVVHLSYTGKQVIGRIENVIGVIEGEEEPDRFVILGNHRDAWTFGAVDPNSGTAALLEIAQRLGKLQKRGWKPRRTIVLCNWDAEEYGLIGSTEWVEENRQMLASKAIAYLNVDSAVYGPGFWAASTPQLDELLKQATQQVKDPDNSSQTIYQSWVGSSSSPMIGRLGSGESDFAAFVHHIGIPAADMAFGKGYPVYHSMYDDFIWMQKFGDPLFQRHVAVASLWGLVALWLADAEVLPFYYLSYALELQSYVKDLEDDLSGKNVNLTPLFKSIEELEKAATNINSQREEIEQCKANLYIGKKDHFKVRELNDRLMMAERAFTDQDGLLGRSWFKHLIYGPSKHDDYGSVSFPGIGEAIEKAKSLKTAESWKIVQHEVYRVSRAVKHASQIINGELT is encoded by the exons aTGATTATCCAAACAGCTGCAGCAGCCACTCTGCTGGCCGCCATAGCCACCACTTTCACCTTCCTTCTCATTTCTCCAACCCCAAAATCCTCCTACCACTCTCTCTTCACATCCCCCTCACTCTCAGACAATGCTTCTATCTCTCACCACCTCCACACCCTCACCCGCCGCCCCCACGTGGCCGGCCAAGAAGCCAACGCCGAGGCCGCCGCCTACGTCCTCTCCGTCTTCACCTCCTCCAACATCAAAACCCACATCGCCCCTTACCAAGTTGCCCTCACTTACCCTGTCTCCCGTTCCCTAAAGCTCACACCTTTACCGCAAGACCCGCAAACCCAAATCGAGTTCGACCTCCGGCAAGAAGTCTACGGCGGCGATCCCTACGCCGACGTGGCAGATGAAGTCCTGCCCACTTTCCATGCCTATGCGAAGTCGGGAACTGTGGAAGCGCCGGTGGTATTTGTAAATTATGGAACTTTGGAGGACTATTTGACTTTGGAAAAAATGGGAGTTCACGTTTCTGGAAAAATTGTGTTGGCGAAGTATGGGAGTATTTACAGAGGGAGTATTGTGCAAATTGCCTATGAAGAGGGGGCTGTTGGGGTTCTGGTGTATACAGATAGGAAGGACTACGGCGGAGGCGGCGGAGCAAAGTGGTTCCCGGACGAGAAGTGGCTGCCGCCAAGTGGGGTCCAGGTGGGGTCAGTTTACAATGCGTATGGTGATCCTACGACGCCGGGGTGGGCTAGTAGTGAAGAGTGTGAGAGGCTTTCGGatgaggaggtggaggaggcAGGGGATGTTGGGAAGATACCGTCACTGCCAATTTCCGCGGCGGACGGCGAAACCATTTTGAGGGCTATTGGAGGGCAGGTGGCAAATGATGATTGGCAGGGAAGTGATGATGCTCCGGTTTATAGGGTTGGTCCTGGTCCTGGGGTTGTGCATCTCAGTTACACT GGGAAGCAAGTCATAGGGAGAATTGAGAATGTGATTGGTGTCATAGAAGGAGAAGAGGAGCCTGACCG ATTTGTCATTTTGGGCAATCACCGGGATGCGTGGACATTTGGAGCCGTTGATCCAAATAGTGGAACTGCAGCACTGCTTGAG ATTGCCCAAAGATTAGGGAAGCTGCAGAAAAGAGGGTGGAAGCCTCGGCGTACAATTGTCTTGTGTAATTGGGATGCTGAGGAGTATGGCCTG ATAGGATCAACTGAATGGGTAGAAGAAAACAGGCAAATGCTAGCTTCAAAGGCTATTGCTTACTTGAATGTTGACAGTGCAGTGTACGGCCCGGGATTCTGGGCCGCTTCAACTCCACAGCTTGATGAACTGCTTAAACAAGCTACTCAACAG GTTAAAGACCCAGATAACTCATCACAAACCATCTACCAATCATGGGTTGGTTCGAGCAGCTCGCCTATG ATTGGCAGGTTGGGAAGCGGAGAATCAGATTTTGCAGCTTTTGTTCATCATATTGGAATTCCAGCAGCTGACATGGCTTTCGGTAAAG GATACCCGGTATACCATTCAATGTATGATGACTTTATATGGATGCAAAAGTTTGGTGATCCATTGTTTCAAAGGCATGTTGCAG TGGCAAGTTTATGGGGTTTGGTAGCTCTTTGGCTAGCTGATGCAGAAGTCTTGCCTTTTTATTATCTCTCCTATGCACTGGAGCTACAG AGTTACGTGAAGGACCTGGAAGATGATCTTTCAGGTAAGAACGTAAACCTAACTCCTCTGTTCAAGTCCATTGAGGAGCTCGAGAAAGCAGCCACAAATATAAACAGCCAGAGAGAG GAAATAGAACAATGCAAAGCTAATCTATATATCGGAAAGAAAGATCACTTTAAGGTGAGAGAGCTGAATGACAGACTTATGATGGCGGAGCGCGCATTTACAGATCAAGACGGACTCTTAGGAAGGTCATGGTTTAAGCATTTG ATTTATGGGCCCTCAAAGCATGATGATTATGGATCTGTATCCTTCCCTGGCATAGGTGAAGCCATTGAAAAGGCAAAGAGTTTGAAGACAGCAGAGTCGTGGAAAATTGTACAACATGAAGTTTATAGAGTCTCTAGAGCTGTTAAACATGCATCACAAATCATCAACGGCGAATTAACATGA